The Candidatus Nanosynbacter sp. HMT-352 region CGTCTCGGGTGGTGGCTTTGCCGCCTGGCATCAACCAAAGGAATTGTTCCAGGAATTTGTCAGCCCCGATACAACAGATGACTTTTTTGCCGAATACGATGCTTTTTTGAAAACCAGAGAGATTTATGACGGCTGTCGTACTGACAATGACGTCTACCTGACTAATGGTATTGATCCCAATAAGGCGGATAATATTCACTATCAATTTAGTAAAATATGTCGGCGCCTGTCGGTTAATCCAAACGATATCGACATGGGTGAACTAAACAGCGAGGAAAAACACAATATATCGGTGGCTTTGGTGCGCGGGTTTCAGGAATTATTGTATGCCAAAACTGGTAGTCGGCGCATTGGACGAACAATGGTTAATCAATACAAGAATGTTCATACTGGCGAACGTGGTATTTCTGAGTATGAAATTAGTTCGCACAGCTTAGTGCGACGTATGGGCTCGGAGGCGTTGAAGTTGGCCCTGGCTTTACCGTGGTGGTATGATGCGCGTGATGGTCGTCGATACACACTCAACACAATTTTACCAGTAACCAAGAATCAAGTTGCTCAAGCCTTGAGTAGCAGCGCTGTGTCTGAATCCCTTGGTGATAGAGTTGCTCCTAATGGTGACTTGGTTCGTGTGACGCGGCCGAAAGTCGGCTCGCTGATACTCGGTCCAGAGCGGCAGCAAAAAATCCCCGCCATAACAGATGAGCAAATCGCGCTGATAGTGGACGCAATGAAAAACAAGGCTAATAAACAAGTAAGAGTATTGTTTGATTTACAACATCAGCGAGTTATCACCAAGGGTCAATTGCATCAGGTCCTAGACGGGTCTGCGGTAAATAGTCACAATGTCCATGAGGCGGAGGCTAAGGTTTGGGCTGAAGTGCAGAATGTGTTAACGAGCGAGCAGCAAGAAGCTTTTTATGGTCAGATAAACAGATAACGTGTGTGTAATAGATAGTATGAGTAAGGCGAAAAAATATTATGGATCGACCTGGAGATGACTGGACTAGATCCAGTGCGTGATGAGAGGACTTCTTTGATTGACTTTTTAAATTGTTTATGCTATAATATTAATTACGGAAAAATTAAGCCCGACTCCGAGTGGTATAGAGGCGAAGATGCATCAACCTTGCGCCTTGCAAGTGCTTGATAGCGGCGAGCGCCGCGTAGAATTTGGAGGAATTAGCTGCCAGCTGAAATATTATGATTGCGAGCAGCCTGGCAACCCGGAAGCTCGCTGCAATGAAATATATGAATATGAATTACCTGCCGATGCTATTGAGCGGGCTAATTTGGGTTTTGATCTAGACGAACTACCGTCATTTATTGGTGTAAAGGGTGGGGCGGCTCGTCAGGTTTTGGAGTCTCTAGTTCATAGCGACCGTCAGTTACCGCCTCCTCGCGATGTCGATTTGGTAATTTTAGAAGAAGTTATTGCTGGTGGCGATTATGATCCAGATGAGATTCGGGCGGTAGCGAGCGATCTTTCAATGCGTTTTTCGCCACGTGATGCAATGAATGGCTATGGCGCGGAGTCTGTACAATCTACTGCCGAGTTTATGAGGCGGCATGATTTTACAATCAATCAAGTGCTCATACACAAGAACAACGGTGCTTGGAGGCTATTGGCTAGCACTCAAGCAGTGTTGGATACTGCTGAGCATATTATTAGACCGACAGTTTTTGAACACGACATTGATTATGGCTATCGAATTGGCAATAAATTAGCCCTCAAGGCAGTGAGGCTTCTGTCTGATATGCAAGTTCAGGGGATTGACTATGCAACCATCAAGAGTGTTCAATTGCCAGATGATATTTATGGTGATCCAAGGGGTGATTATTTCATGCAAGCGCTACAGCTAGATAAGGCGTTAGAAGTCAGCGACGAATTGGCCGAACGCTATGTGGAAAATCTAAAGTTTTATGGAATGATACCATATGGTTGTGAAGATATGAGTGCTATTGAGATGTATTATTATCTAGTGAATGAGACGGATTTTGTCCCGTCTGATGGCGTGCTTGAATCCCTTCGGACTGAAAGAGAAAATCGCCTGAAGCTTGGTGGTGCGGCAAAGTTTGATGACGTTGTTGAAAGGCTATTAAGACAGGTGCCAGAGCGGTTTCTCGAGATTACTACGATGTCAAAAAGTAGTATAATAAAGATATGAAAGCAAGTTTTAAGCCGAAAAAGATTTTGTGGGTGGATTTGGAGATGACTGGACTAGATCCAGTGCGTGATGAGATTTTGGAAGTAGCGGCAATTGTTACGGATTGGAATTTTAAGGAAATTGCGACGTATGAAGGAATTGTGCTCCACGATTCGGAAAAGCTGGCTAAGTTGTTGGACCGAAATGCTGGTTTTTGGAATGAGCATCCGGAAGCGCGACGCGGGCTAGAGGAGCAGAATGAATCGGGAAAACCTTTGGCGGAAATAGAACGCGAATTGTTGGCGTTTTGTGATGAGTATTTTGCGGGTGAAACGAAGATTTTGTTAGCAGGCAATTCAATTCACCAAGATCGTCGATTCATTGACCAATGGTGGTCAACGTTGTCAAAAAGACTACATTATCGAGTGTTGGATGTGAGCGCGTGGAAGGTGGTGTTTGAGGGTAAATACGGTAAGAAATTTGCCAAGCCAGAAGATCATCGAGCGCTGGAAGATATCCGCGGCAGTATTATGGAACTTGAATATTATTTGAAAAAGGTGAAAGTATGACGCATAAACAATTTGAAGAATTTATTTTAAGTTTGCCGGGCGTATGGCTGGATTATCCGTTTGGTGAGGATATTGCGGTGTATAAATTTGGTCGAGATAATGATGGCACAGGGAAAATGGTGGCGTTGGTGGCGGAAGGTTTAAAACCTCTCAGAGTAAGCCTAAAATGCGATCCGTTGTTGGCGCAGAATTTACGAGAAAAGTACGAAACTGTTTTGCCAGGTTATCACTTGAATAAGAAGCATTGGAATACAATTATTTGTTCAGGTCAATTGACTGACGAAGAGGTCTTTGATTTGGCGAGGTTGAGCTATCGATTAGTCTCGGAAGCTTAATCTGCTTTAATGATTTGATTGATTTGCTTCTGGATATTCTCTAAATCGTCAGCAGTTTTTACTAGCCATTCGCGCATCTTTTTTGACTTGGTAGATTTGTATACCTTTTTCATCATGTTGATTGTATCTGTTATTTGCACATTCATCTCGTGGGCATAGGTAATATCCAATTGCGTGTTCAGAAGAGCTTCGTCCAATTTTTTCTCTAATTTTTCTGACGGATCTAGAGCGAGGATGTCCTTTTGCTTTTCCTTATAATTGATGCCGGTTGCTTGAAGCGCTTCGCCCATTGAGGCGTCTGCGGTGGTCAGTACTGCAACCAGAGAACTGTTGGTGGTTTGCAAGCTGGTTGAGCGGAATTTATTATTGTATTTTTTGGAAATAGTGAGTAGCTTATTAACGCGCGCTGCAACTTGTGACGGGTTGGCGTTTGGCATGGAATCTTGTGAAAAAACAAATATCGCAATCAGGGTTATCAAGCCGATAAAGCTCAAGATAGCGATGATGATTTTGGTTTTTTTATCAAAACCTTCCGCTGGCGGAGGTGTGGCAATTTGATTCAGATAATCGATACCTTGAGGTTGGTTATTCAAATTGTCAGGATACATATTTCTATTTAACCACAAACAATAACAGAGGTAAAGAGTGATATAATAAAAATATGAATGATGCCAAAGAAGAAGTGCGGGCGCGACTAAACATCGAGGATGTGATTGGTGAGTATGTTCAGTTGAAGCGAGCAGGGCGCAATTTGAAGGGTTTAAGTCCGTTTACTGATGAGCGAACCCCAAGCTTTATGGTTAGTCCAGAAAAGCAGATTTGGCACGATTTTTCTTCTGGAAAAGGCGGCGATATTTTTACGTTTGTGATGATGGTGGAAGGAATGGATTTTCGTCAATCGCTGGAACATTTGGCTCGGAAGGCAGGCGTTGATCTGACTTTGTTTTCTAATGGCGACGGACGAACAGCCAAGCGTCGCGCCAGGGCTAGGGAGGCGCTGAAGCTGGCTGCTAATTTCTATCAGCAGAATTTGGTAAAAAATTCATTAGCTCTGGATTATGTGGTTAAAAAACGGCGATTAAATCGTCAAACAATTGGTGATTTTTTGATTGGCTATGCGCCAGAGAATGGCGACACATTGACGAAAGCGTTGGAAAAAAGAGGATTTTCTAAGCAGGAATTGGCGGACGCTGGCTTGTCGAATCGGTTTGGTGGCGATTTGTTTCGCGGGCGAATGATGGTGGCATTGAGTGATGGCAATGGCGAAGTTGTGGGATTTACGGGCAGAATTATTCGTGACGATCCGCGCGCGCCAAAATATTTGAACACGCCGCAAACGCTGTTATTTGATAAATCGCGACATATTTTTGGTTTGCATCAAGCCAAGGAAGCGATTCGAAAAAGCGATGTGGCGGTGATTGTTGAGGGCAATTTGGATGTGATTAGTAGTCATCAAGCGGGCATCAAAAACGTGGTTGCGACCTCTGGAACGGCGATGACGACGCAACATTTGAAGTCGCTTAGTCGATTGGCGGGGCGGATTCGCTTGGCGTTTGATGGCGATCGAGCGGGAGTTAACGCAACGGAGCGCGCTATCAATTTGGCGCAGGAAGTCGGCGTGGAATTGGAAGTGGTGAGCTTACCTGATGGCGTCAAAGATCCAGACGAATTGGTCCAAAAAGATTCAGCGCTTTGGCAAGCGGCGATTGACCAATCTCAGCCAGCGGTGGATTGGGTGATTGCTAGATACGCGGAAATGGAGAATTTGAAGTCGGCGGAAGGCAAGCGAAGATTTTCGACCATTGCGCTGAGAATTGTCCGAGGCTTGAAAGATCCAGTGGAACAAGAGCATTATTTGTTGGTGATTTCTGAAAAAACTGGCGCGTCAATCACCGCACTGAAGGCGAAATTGTCGAATGAAAAAGTCGCTGAACATCAATTGAAAAAGGCTAAAATTGAAAAAGAAAAACCGACTCCGGTTCAGGATGAAACTGAAGATATGCTGGCGGGGTTGGCGGCGAGTGAAAAATCTGTGCGGCGCTGGTTGGCGGCGGTTTCTGGCGAAATGTTGGATGATGACAACGCGCGGCAGTTAATTGGCTATTTGCGGAATAATCCAGACGCGGATTTGGGTGAAGTTCCCCTGGACTTGCAAAAAATTGAACAGTATGTGAAAATAGTACAGTTGAAAAGTGAAAGTCGTTACGCCAATTGGGAGCAAAAAAGCTTGGACGAAGAGATGGCTCGGCTAGTCAGACAGATAACAATCAAACATCGCGAAAACAAAAAGAATCAATTATTAACGCAGCTTAGGGAGGCCGAGGCGTCGGGTGATGAGGTTTTGTCTCAGAATTTGCGCCAGAGCTTAAATAATCTGATTAAGGAGAAAAAGTGAGCGACGATATCACGACGAAGCCAGTAAACTTAAACGAAGATGATGATTTTGATCCAACGCTTATAGACGAAGAAGAATCGGAAGATTTGGATTCGTTGACAACTGGGCAATATTT contains the following coding sequences:
- a CDS encoding MmcQ/YjbR family DNA-binding protein produces the protein MTHKQFEEFILSLPGVWLDYPFGEDIAVYKFGRDNDGTGKMVALVAEGLKPLRVSLKCDPLLAQNLREKYETVLPGYHLNKKHWNTIICSGQLTDEEVFDLARLSYRLVSEA
- the dnaG gene encoding DNA primase encodes the protein MNDAKEEVRARLNIEDVIGEYVQLKRAGRNLKGLSPFTDERTPSFMVSPEKQIWHDFSSGKGGDIFTFVMMVEGMDFRQSLEHLARKAGVDLTLFSNGDGRTAKRRARAREALKLAANFYQQNLVKNSLALDYVVKKRRLNRQTIGDFLIGYAPENGDTLTKALEKRGFSKQELADAGLSNRFGGDLFRGRMMVALSDGNGEVVGFTGRIIRDDPRAPKYLNTPQTLLFDKSRHIFGLHQAKEAIRKSDVAVIVEGNLDVISSHQAGIKNVVATSGTAMTTQHLKSLSRLAGRIRLAFDGDRAGVNATERAINLAQEVGVELEVVSLPDGVKDPDELVQKDSALWQAAIDQSQPAVDWVIARYAEMENLKSAEGKRRFSTIALRIVRGLKDPVEQEHYLLVISEKTGASITALKAKLSNEKVAEHQLKKAKIEKEKPTPVQDETEDMLAGLAASEKSVRRWLAAVSGEMLDDDNARQLIGYLRNNPDADLGEVPLDLQKIEQYVKIVQLKSESRYANWEQKSLDEEMARLVRQITIKHRENKKNQLLTQLREAEASGDEVLSQNLRQSLNNLIKEKK
- the orn gene encoding oligoribonuclease, translated to MKASFKPKKILWVDLEMTGLDPVRDEILEVAAIVTDWNFKEIATYEGIVLHDSEKLAKLLDRNAGFWNEHPEARRGLEEQNESGKPLAEIERELLAFCDEYFAGETKILLAGNSIHQDRRFIDQWWSTLSKRLHYRVLDVSAWKVVFEGKYGKKFAKPEDHRALEDIRGSIMELEYYLKKVKV